A part of Helicobacter fennelliae genomic DNA contains:
- a CDS encoding KpsF/GutQ family sugar-phosphate isomerase, with protein MDYSQIAKEILEQEAKELLDSAKKCSTIQWDKIITAILESKGKLIVCGVGKSGHIGAKIAATLASTGTPSFFLHPTEALHGDLGMIQKEDIVLAISYSGESSEILEIFPHLKRLSKATITMSKSIDSPLSRLGDYFLPIAISKEACPIQTAPMSSTTLTLAMGDALAGCLMKARGFSKKDFGNLHPGGSLGKRLFIKISDIMQTTNLPIITPETPLKDAIVIMSEKRLGNAIIAKDNTLVAVLSDGDLRRAMMRDDFDVNAPALHFATHNPKVCTNKDQLASQTLDFIEQNKIQLLVIVDENNKILGAVHIHTLISIGIKP; from the coding sequence ATGGATTATAGTCAAATTGCCAAAGAGATTTTAGAGCAAGAAGCAAAAGAGCTTTTAGATTCTGCAAAAAAATGTAGCACAATCCAATGGGATAAAATCATCACAGCAATCCTAGAATCTAAAGGCAAACTCATCGTGTGTGGAGTAGGAAAAAGTGGTCATATCGGAGCAAAAATTGCCGCCACACTCGCTAGCACTGGGACACCAAGCTTTTTTCTCCACCCGACAGAAGCCTTGCATGGTGATTTAGGAATGATCCAAAAAGAAGATATTGTTTTGGCTATCAGTTATAGTGGCGAAAGCAGTGAGATTCTAGAGATTTTTCCTCATCTCAAACGTCTAAGCAAAGCCACTATCACGATGAGTAAATCCATAGATTCTCCATTGAGTCGGCTTGGGGATTATTTTCTGCCGATTGCTATCTCCAAAGAAGCTTGCCCGATCCAAACAGCTCCGATGAGCTCAACAACGCTCACGCTTGCAATGGGTGATGCTTTGGCCGGGTGCTTGATGAAGGCACGAGGCTTCAGTAAAAAAGACTTTGGCAATCTCCACCCCGGCGGAAGTCTTGGCAAAAGGCTTTTTATCAAGATTTCAGATATTATGCAAACAACAAACCTTCCGATCATCACACCAGAAACTCCACTCAAAGATGCAATTGTCATTATGAGTGAAAAAAGATTGGGCAACGCAATAATCGCAAAAGATAATACACTTGTAGCAGTTCTAAGCGATGGAGATTTGCGAAGGGCAATGATGCGTGATGATTTTGATGTAAATGCGCCAGCACTACATTTTGCGACACACAACCCAAAAGTATGCACCAACAAAGATCAGCTCGCAAGCCAAACGCTAGATTTTATAGAGCAAAACAAAATCCAGCTTTTAGTCATTGTCGATGAAAACAATAAAATTTTAGGTGCTGTGCATATACATACGCTTATTAGCATAGGAATCAAACCTTAA
- a CDS encoding DUF2443 family protein: MFEKINEIIARIEEIRDEIQILLGMGKISFVDYIMIKRGSMDMPEHLQMSVLGQINEQVDKLKEQIDLLNKIKREMLVF; encoded by the coding sequence ATGTTTGAAAAAATCAATGAAATTATCGCTAGAATCGAAGAGATTCGAGATGAGATACAGATTCTGCTTGGAATGGGTAAAATCAGCTTTGTGGATTATATTATGATTAAACGTGGCTCTATGGATATGCCCGAGCATTTGCAAATGTCTGTTTTGGGGCAGATAAACGAACAAGTCGATAAACTCAAAGAGCAAATCGACTTACTCAATAAAATCAAACGCGAAATGCTTGTTTTTTAA
- a CDS encoding exodeoxyribonuclease III, whose translation MNLISWNVNGLRACMNKGFMEFFNAIDADVFCIQESKMQRDQASFDFPRYEEYWNSAQKKGYSGVAIFSKTKPLSVSYDMGIAHHDLEGRIITAEYKDFYLVNVYTPNSKRELERLEYRMEWEDDFRAFVKNLEKTKPVVICGDLNVAHKEIDLKNPKTNRRNAGFTDEERKKFSKLLDSGFTDTFRYFYPDKEGAYSWWSYMGKARENNTGWRIDYFLCSQILDSRLKDARIYPEIMGSDHCPVGLEIDIS comes from the coding sequence ATGAATCTTATATCATGGAATGTCAATGGTCTGCGCGCGTGTATGAACAAGGGCTTTATGGAGTTTTTTAACGCCATTGACGCTGATGTCTTTTGTATCCAAGAATCTAAGATGCAGCGCGATCAGGCAAGCTTTGACTTCCCGCGCTATGAGGAGTATTGGAACAGCGCGCAAAAAAAAGGCTACTCAGGCGTGGCGATCTTTAGCAAGACAAAGCCCTTAAGCGTCTCCTATGATATGGGTATCGCACACCACGACCTTGAGGGGCGCATCATCACTGCTGAATACAAGGACTTCTATCTTGTCAATGTCTATACGCCAAACAGCAAGCGCGAGCTTGAGCGGCTAGAGTATCGTATGGAGTGGGAAGATGACTTCCGCGCGTTTGTCAAGAATCTCGAGAAAACAAAGCCTGTGGTAATCTGTGGCGATCTCAATGTCGCACACAAAGAAATCGATCTCAAAAACCCCAAGACAAACCGCAGGAACGCAGGCTTCACCGATGAGGAGCGCAAGAAATTTAGCAAACTTTTAGATTCTGGCTTCACAGATACCTTCCGCTACTTCTACCCAGATAAAGAGGGTGCATATAGCTGGTGGAGCTACATGGGCAAAGCGCGAGAGAACAACACCGGCTGGCGGATTGACTACTTTTTGTGCTCACAGATTTTAGATTCTAGGCTCAAAGACGCTAGAATCTATCCTGAGATAATGGGGAGCGATCATTGTCCTGTCGGGCTTGAGATTGATATTTCATAA
- a CDS encoding YnfA family protein, with protein sequence MILKSLAIFILSAFLEVGGGYLVWLWLKSGKPLYIGLCGCILLTLYGIVATFQAQGFGRVYATYGGIFIAFSILWAMWFDDFKPDKWDMIGAFIALFGVGIIMYMPRD encoded by the coding sequence ATGATTCTTAAATCTTTAGCGATTTTTATACTTAGTGCATTTTTGGAAGTTGGTGGCGGGTATTTGGTTTGGCTTTGGCTCAAAAGCGGCAAACCGCTTTATATCGGGCTGTGTGGCTGTATTTTGCTGACTCTTTATGGTATAGTGGCTACCTTTCAGGCTCAAGGATTTGGGCGCGTGTATGCGACTTATGGGGGCATTTTTATTGCGTTTTCTATTTTGTGGGCTATGTGGTTTGATGATTTTAAGCCCGATAAATGGGATATGATAGGCGCATTTATCGCACTTTTTGGGGTTGGTATCATTATGTATATGCCACGCGACTAG
- a CDS encoding AAA family ATPase — translation MPKSKHLLVVIIGCIILLILSAVLVLRDSSQIVSADKFQKILQTNEINKVYIRGEYFYLESYNKFGDEFFYRVPKSQINPNMPKLAELPIEVKSNITWVFFLVIVFVVVVIVYFIARYILSYQPKVTSPISSMSNSIESRIQPIHSHITFRDVAGIKEAKEELLEIVDFLKNPSKYQKLHITLPKGVLLSGAPGVGKTLIAKALAGESGVPFFYQSGASFVEMYVGVGAKRVRELFSVAKASAPSIIFIDEIDAIGKKRGLESNNNERESTLNQLLMEMDGFSDNSGVIVIGATNHIEALDSALLRSGRFDRRIFIELPNLTERKEMLEMYLRDKPHQIDTQEITQKTSGFSGAMIATLVNEAALCAVRANSKVLRDVDFEAVYSKISHGTRRLPFLDDEAKCVYALYQASKIDYAITHGLSLEKASLFETNIARIDKSNLATINNAKLESHIGFYIVGNEALRGNFGLGYGLFAQDLAESKRLIQLGFECGLFESDERDLSNANDLQSNISTKYMEVKNHLKFYVALHSKQIQQIEKVLLQEEKFEEKSLIDKV, via the coding sequence ATGCCAAAATCTAAGCATCTTTTAGTCGTTATTATCGGGTGCATTATTTTGCTTATTTTGAGTGCTGTTTTGGTCTTGCGTGATAGCTCACAGATTGTTTCAGCTGATAAATTTCAAAAAATTTTACAAACCAATGAGATAAATAAAGTATATATACGAGGTGAATATTTTTATCTAGAATCTTATAATAAGTTTGGCGATGAATTTTTTTATCGAGTGCCAAAATCGCAGATAAATCCAAATATGCCCAAGCTTGCCGAGCTGCCAATCGAAGTAAAGTCAAATATTACATGGGTATTTTTCTTGGTTATAGTTTTTGTGGTTGTTGTAATTGTGTATTTTATCGCGCGTTATATATTGTCGTATCAGCCTAAAGTTACTTCACCTATCTCTTCTATGTCAAATTCCATAGAATCTAGAATCCAACCGATACATTCACATATTACCTTTAGAGATGTAGCTGGGATCAAAGAAGCAAAAGAGGAGCTTTTGGAGATTGTGGATTTTCTCAAAAACCCCTCTAAATACCAAAAACTTCATATCACTTTGCCAAAGGGTGTTTTGCTCTCTGGCGCGCCCGGAGTTGGCAAGACATTAATTGCCAAAGCGTTAGCAGGAGAATCTGGCGTGCCGTTTTTTTATCAAAGTGGCGCAAGCTTTGTTGAAATGTATGTGGGCGTGGGCGCAAAAAGAGTTCGAGAGCTTTTTAGTGTAGCAAAGGCTAGCGCGCCTTCTATTATTTTTATCGATGAAATTGATGCGATAGGCAAGAAGCGCGGACTAGAATCAAACAACAACGAGCGAGAAAGCACGCTCAATCAGCTTTTGATGGAGATGGACGGATTTAGCGATAATAGTGGTGTGATTGTCATTGGTGCGACAAATCATATAGAAGCACTTGATAGCGCGCTTTTGCGAAGTGGGAGATTTGATAGGCGGATTTTTATTGAGCTACCAAATCTTACGGAGCGAAAAGAAATGCTTGAGATGTATTTGCGCGATAAACCACACCAAATCGACACACAAGAAATCACACAAAAAACTTCAGGCTTTAGCGGAGCGATGATCGCTACGCTTGTCAATGAAGCAGCACTTTGTGCGGTGCGAGCAAATAGCAAAGTCTTGCGTGATGTGGATTTTGAGGCGGTGTATAGCAAAATCTCTCATGGGACGCGGAGATTGCCGTTTTTGGACGATGAGGCTAAATGCGTCTATGCGCTTTATCAGGCGAGCAAGATTGATTATGCGATTACGCATGGGCTGTCTTTGGAGAAGGCTTCGCTTTTTGAGACAAATATCGCGAGGATAGATAAGAGCAATCTCGCGACTATAAACAATGCGAAACTAGAATCTCATATCGGATTTTATATCGTTGGCAATGAGGCTTTGAGGGGAAATTTTGGTTTGGGCTATGGGCTGTTTGCCCAAGATTTAGCAGAATCTAAAAGGCTTATACAGCTTGGCTTTGAGTGTGGGCTATTTGAAAGCGATGAGCGCGATTTAAGCAATGCAAACGATTTGCAAAGCAATATAAGCACCAAATATATGGAGGTTAAAAACCATCTGAAATTTTATGTCGCATTGCATTCAAAGCAAATACAGCAGATAGAAAAAGTGCTTCTTCAAGAGGAAAAGTTTGAGGAAAAAAGTTTGATTGATAAAGTCTAG
- the mtaB gene encoding tRNA (N(6)-L-threonylcarbamoyladenosine(37)-C(2))-methylthiotransferase MtaB, protein MMSKQKVFFKTFGCRTNLYDTQVMRENLSDFECTQSEQEAQIVVVNSCTVTNGADSGVRNYIRKAHNDGKRVIFAGCGVKTQGRALFENHLVSGVLGHSHKENLNRALLLNERFFYEDRLEERHLDSTIISEFVGKSRAFIKIQEGCDFACSYCIIPSVRGAARSYDMRQIIKQVEILVEKGVLEIVLTGTNVGSYGRDKKSSITALLRELFRIKQLKRIRIGSLEPSQIDEEFFTLLGHEKLEKHLHIALQYTQNEILAKMNRINRVESDFLLLERIAKLGYAIGTDFIVGHPGESEQIWQEALENAKYLPLTHIHPFVYSVRDGTPSALMSPKVRGDEAKQRLHALSECIKAKNLAFRQAHKAQNKPLWILLEKQIGDCYYGLDEFFNKIVIESNARLPQWFCLEKYEVQEDMNYAKI, encoded by the coding sequence ATGATGTCTAAGCAAAAAGTATTTTTTAAGACTTTTGGCTGTCGCACTAATCTTTATGATACACAAGTGATGCGCGAGAATCTTAGTGATTTTGAATGCACGCAGAGCGAACAAGAAGCACAGATTGTGGTTGTGAATTCTTGCACGGTAACAAATGGCGCAGATTCTGGGGTGCGTAATTATATTAGAAAAGCACACAACGATGGCAAGAGGGTGATATTTGCAGGCTGTGGGGTCAAAACACAAGGCAGGGCACTTTTTGAAAATCATCTTGTCAGTGGGGTTTTGGGACATAGCCATAAGGAGAATCTCAATCGCGCATTGCTTTTAAATGAGCGGTTTTTTTATGAAGACAGGCTTGAAGAGAGGCATTTAGATTCTACGATTATTAGCGAATTTGTCGGCAAGTCTCGAGCATTTATCAAGATCCAAGAGGGCTGTGATTTTGCGTGTAGTTATTGTATTATTCCTTCAGTGCGAGGAGCGGCGCGAAGTTATGATATGCGACAGATTATTAAGCAAGTTGAGATTCTAGTAGAGAAAGGTGTGCTTGAGATTGTGCTTACAGGGACAAATGTCGGAAGCTATGGGAGGGATAAAAAAAGTAGTATTACTGCATTGCTTAGAGAGCTTTTTAGGATTAAACAACTCAAAAGAATCCGCATAGGAAGCCTTGAGCCAAGCCAAATTGACGAGGAGTTTTTCACGCTTTTAGGACATGAAAAGCTTGAGAAGCATTTGCATATCGCGTTACAATACACGCAAAATGAGATTCTAGCCAAAATGAATAGAATCAATCGCGTAGAGAGTGATTTTTTGCTTTTGGAGCGCATTGCAAAACTAGGTTATGCGATTGGGACGGACTTTATCGTAGGACACCCGGGTGAGAGCGAGCAAATATGGCAAGAAGCACTAGAAAATGCAAAATATTTGCCACTCACACATATTCATCCGTTTGTGTATTCGGTGCGCGATGGCACGCCTTCAGCTCTTATGAGCCCAAAAGTGCGCGGAGATGAGGCAAAGCAAAGATTGCATGCATTAAGCGAATGTATCAAAGCCAAGAATCTTGCATTTAGACAAGCACACAAAGCCCAAAATAAACCGCTTTGGATTCTGCTTGAGAAACAAATTGGCGATTGTTATTATGGATTAGATGAATTTTTTAATAAGATTGTTATAGAATCAAATGCGCGACTTCCGCAGTGGTTTTGCCTAGAAAAATACGAGGTGCAGGAGGATATGAATTATGCCAAAATCTAA
- a CDS encoding mechanosensitive ion channel family protein, whose translation MQISPNPLAKNLRTQIENIDSALQKNDSVWLKRYTNYTEYHTISNQIDKIKDDLKNIDSSNPQSLQLIVEKKHILETLEKQLDILKDYKDNPFQDLIQKPEIPEPPIISNPLIIFSGISYIKNLQTQRNTLESTKNSLNGVMALVNNKYNLLIELSKVDKSPTIIEDIYSVQIELLEFQGAHNILSTTIDIYNKKYDEVYGQIYSGIKTQILKLGYIGMAVLISIGLALLLKIIVRRYIKDNERTYTFSKVINFFNITIIVLILLFSYMENVTYVVAVLGFASAGLAIAMKDLFMSVLGWIVIVIGGSIHVGDRIRVEKDGSIYIGDVLDISMLRITIHEDITLTSYMTNRRAGRIIFIPNNYIFTMMIANYTHGGMRTVWDGIDFSITFDSNYQKAVKIATEVAIKYSKGYTQVTKKQLRKMRDKYSLRNSNTEPRTYSFIEPNGIKISVWYQTNSYATLSLRSTISLEIMQLILKEPDIFIAYDTTKFVQTPNDGFGNKDITKRAIATDTQDNKDNDV comes from the coding sequence ATGCAAATATCACCAAATCCGCTTGCCAAAAATCTAAGGACACAGATTGAGAATATAGATTCTGCATTGCAAAAAAATGATAGCGTATGGCTTAAGAGATACACAAACTACACAGAATACCATACCATATCAAATCAGATTGATAAAATCAAAGACGATCTCAAAAATATCGATAGCTCAAATCCGCAAAGCTTGCAACTCATCGTAGAAAAAAAGCACATACTTGAGACTTTAGAAAAACAGCTTGATATTCTTAAAGACTACAAAGACAATCCATTTCAAGATCTCATACAAAAACCAGAAATTCCAGAACCACCAATCATCAGTAATCCTTTGATTATTTTTAGTGGTATTTCTTACATCAAAAATCTCCAAACCCAGCGCAATACACTAGAATCTACAAAAAACAGCCTCAATGGCGTTATGGCACTTGTCAATAATAAATACAATCTCTTGATTGAGCTTTCTAAGGTTGATAAATCGCCAACAATTATCGAAGATATTTATTCTGTGCAGATTGAGCTTTTGGAGTTTCAAGGCGCGCATAATATCCTCTCAACAACAATTGATATTTATAACAAAAAATATGATGAGGTGTATGGGCAAATTTATAGCGGAATCAAGACGCAAATCCTAAAGCTTGGCTATATTGGTATGGCGGTTTTGATTAGTATTGGGCTTGCGTTGCTGCTAAAAATCATCGTGCGTCGCTATATCAAAGATAATGAGCGCACATATACTTTTAGTAAGGTGATTAATTTTTTTAATATCACAATCATCGTGCTTATTTTGCTCTTTAGCTATATGGAAAATGTAACTTATGTCGTTGCGGTGCTAGGTTTTGCTTCAGCGGGCTTGGCTATTGCGATGAAAGATTTATTTATGAGCGTGCTTGGCTGGATTGTGATTGTGATTGGTGGGAGTATCCATGTAGGCGATAGGATTAGGGTTGAAAAAGATGGCTCAATTTATATCGGCGATGTGCTTGATATTTCTATGCTTCGTATCACAATCCATGAAGATATTACACTCACAAGCTATATGACTAATAGACGCGCAGGAAGAATTATTTTTATACCAAATAATTATATTTTCACAATGATGATCGCAAACTACACACATGGTGGAATGAGAACTGTTTGGGACGGGATAGATTTTAGCATTACATTTGATTCTAATTACCAAAAAGCTGTCAAAATCGCCACAGAAGTGGCTATTAAATATTCCAAAGGCTACACACAAGTAACAAAAAAACAACTCCGCAAAATGCGCGATAAATATTCATTGCGTAATTCTAACACAGAGCCTCGAACTTATAGCTTTATCGAGCCAAATGGGATCAAAATCTCAGTATGGTATCAGACAAATTCTTATGCTACATTATCATTGCGATCGACTATTTCTTTGGAGATTATGCAGCTTATTTTAAAAGAGCCTGATATATTCATCGCATATGATACGACAAAATTTGTCCAAACTCCAAATGATGGCTTTGGTAATAAAGACATTACAAAACGAGCAATCGCCACAGATACTCAAGACAATAAGGATAATGATGTCTAA
- the thiE gene encoding thiamine phosphate synthase — MPESSPKALPLSLYLVATQGDRSQEEFLSIIKQAIEGGVDIIQLREKHLSSKAFYHLATKVKILCDRFQIPLLINDRIDIALACNASGVHIGQDDMPLSVARRILGDDKIIGLSVREPKHLSDLQKSGDIGSVDYLGVGAVRATTSKNDSAVIGINGLKSIIHQASQILRASQMTSQDPQDFIFQNPQNLKALQNLQEPSTSHTHRTFLPVVAIGGIDRDIITDLRGIGLSGIAVVRAIMDSSDPKRAACDLKKAFLDK; from the coding sequence ATGCCAGAATCTAGCCCAAAAGCCCTGCCCTTAAGCCTTTATCTTGTCGCTACTCAAGGCGATAGAAGCCAAGAGGAGTTTCTCTCTATCATCAAACAAGCCATTGAGGGCGGTGTGGATATTATTCAGCTTCGAGAAAAGCATTTAAGCAGCAAGGCGTTTTATCATCTTGCGACAAAAGTAAAGATTCTGTGCGATAGATTCCAGATTCCATTACTCATCAATGACAGAATCGATATCGCTTTAGCGTGCAATGCTAGTGGCGTGCATATCGGGCAAGATGATATGCCCTTATCCGTGGCGCGTAGGATTCTAGGAGATGACAAGATCATCGGGCTTAGCGTGAGAGAGCCAAAGCATCTGAGTGATTTGCAAAAGAGTGGTGATATTGGCAGTGTGGATTATTTGGGTGTAGGTGCAGTGCGAGCGACAACAAGCAAAAATGATAGTGCTGTTATCGGTATAAATGGACTCAAAAGCATAATACATCAAGCCTCACAGATTCTGCGCGCTTCACAAATGACTTCACAAGATCCGCAAGATTTTATTTTTCAGAATCCACAGAATCTAAAAGCCTTGCAGAATCTACAAGAGCCCAGCACTTCTCACACCCATCGCACTTTTTTGCCTGTGGTGGCTATCGGCGGAATAGATAGAGATATTATCACCGATCTTCGCGGGATCGGGCTAAGTGGAATCGCTGTTGTTAGAGCGATTATGGATTCTAGCGATCCAAAGAGGGCAGCTTGTGATTTAAAAAAGGCTTTTTTGGATAAATAA
- a CDS encoding carbonic anhydrase has translation MKNTKKLHVMGAIICGLLSFGYAEEHKHWSYDEVSKWGDIANEFHACKYGKYQSPINIESQNIIPAKSKNNLHFSYLNNTAQNVVNNGHSIQVNFKSGSSFTLQNTKFELVQVHFHTPSEYTIDNKHYPMVAHLVHKSSDGQMLVVAVMFQEGKQNPTIQQIWDKMPQKSGETNNIEVVDIANLVKSNAPYYRLDGSLTTPPCTEGVIWIIPKEPMSASKDQIEQFTNIIGKNNRPVQQANGRVIIED, from the coding sequence ATGAAAAATACAAAAAAATTACATGTAATGGGTGCAATTATCTGCGGTTTGCTAAGTTTTGGATATGCGGAGGAGCATAAGCATTGGTCGTATGATGAGGTATCAAAATGGGGTGATATTGCAAATGAATTTCACGCGTGCAAATATGGCAAATACCAATCGCCAATCAACATAGAATCTCAAAACATAATCCCTGCAAAAAGCAAAAATAATCTGCATTTTAGCTATCTCAATAATACCGCCCAAAATGTCGTGAATAACGGGCATTCTATACAGGTGAATTTCAAAAGTGGCTCAAGCTTTACACTGCAAAATACAAAATTTGAGCTCGTGCAAGTGCATTTTCATACGCCATCAGAATACACAATCGACAATAAGCATTACCCAATGGTAGCGCATCTTGTGCATAAAAGTAGCGATGGGCAAATGCTTGTGGTGGCTGTGATGTTTCAAGAAGGAAAGCAGAATCCAACAATCCAACAAATCTGGGATAAAATGCCTCAAAAAAGCGGAGAAACAAATAATATAGAAGTGGTGGATATTGCAAATCTAGTCAAAAGCAATGCCCCATATTATCGCCTTGATGGTTCTTTGACAACGCCACCTTGCACAGAGGGCGTGATTTGGATTATTCCAAAAGAGCCCATGAGTGCCTCAAAAGATCAAATAGAGCAATTTACAAACATTATAGGCAAAAACAATCGCCCCGTACAACAAGCCAATGGACGCGTGATTATTGAGGATTAG